The sequence below is a genomic window from Photobacterium atrarenae.
CAAGGCCAGCGAGAAGAGTACTTGTGGCGAAATCACCCCGCTCAGCGATTCAATTTCACCCAACTGGGTTCCGGCGTTGATATACACCATGGTGCCCGCCAGCATCCCGAGCTGGCTGATCAGGTAGAACATCCGGGTTGAGATCGGCGTCAGACCCATCAGCAGGTTGACGACAAAAAACGGGAATACCGGGATCAGTCTCAGGGTAAACAGATACAGCGGGCCATCTTTTTCGACGCCTGCATTGATAGGAGCAAGGCGGTGGCCAAATTTGTCCTGAACCCAGTCGCGTAGAATATACCGGCTGAACAAAAAGGCCAGGGTGGCGCCGATGGAGCTGGCAAATGATACCAGCAGCAGGCTCCACCAGAATCCGAACAGTGCGGCGCCCAGCAGGGTCATGATCGCAGCGCCTGGAAGGGATAGTGCGGTTACCCCGATATACACTACAAAGTAAATCAGGCTGGCGGTGAGGGGCTGACTGGCAATCGTATCCTGCAGGGCAAGCTGCTGCGATTTGGCCTGCTCCAGGGTGAAGTACTGACCCAGATCAAATGCAAACCAGAGGCCGATGAGGGCGGCAACGATGCTGAAGAGTCCTATTTTTTTCTTATCCATAACGTTACCTACTTTGTGTGGTTAGTCGGCTGAGTCGGGTGCGGAGCGGATTGCTCCGGTTGGATCGGCAGTGAGCAAAAGCCCTGCGCAGGTACATCCAGGGCGGTATTAAATTTGGCGGACAGATTCTGGAAAGCGATGAGGGCTGTGAGCTCTACGAGCGCATCCTCGTCGTACCATTGTTTCAATGTTGACAACATGGTGTCCGTGACTTGCTGTCCGGTGACTGTGATAGCTTCGGTGTAGCCCAGCACCGCCTGCTCCTCGGGGCTGAACAGCTCACTTTGCTGCCAATGCGCCAGCGCTTTGATTTTTTCGACAGAGTCACAGCGCTCGGCCAGCTTCATCCCATTAGCATCGACACAAAATGCACAGTGATTGAGCTGCGAAACGCGGACGCAGATCAGTGAGCGGATCACCGGGGTTAACGGGGAGGATTTTCGGTCCAGGTAGCCAAAGAAGCCGGCAACCAGCCAGAACAGGGCAGGGCGGCGCCCCCATAACAGCGCCGGATTCAGAGGATGGCCGTAATGGCGTTTCTGAAGCCAGAGAAGTGGCTTGATAAGAAAAGAATAGTGTTGCTTGGCTGAAATACGCACATCTGCCTCTTAGGTTGCCTGTCTGCTGCATCTGCAACCAAGATAGCATTTATCTTTGGCAAAAACGCAGCAATACCGAATTGGGTATGAGACAAGACCGAGCAGGGGCCGGAAATATTTCAGTTTTGAGGAAAAAATCTTTAAATTCGTTTAGTTGAGCGAAATATAGACGGCTTTTGACTCTTGCTGTTGCGCCATGTCCGGCATAGTGGGCTGAGAGATAAACAGATATCCGGAAGCTAGGACCGGCAGCAAGGCTACAGCCATGGTTTTACCGATATGGTAATTGCGATACCAGTACTTTTTAGAGCGGATTTTAAGCAGTACCCCCCACAACAGGAGGAGGCCGTTAAACCCTGCGGTCACTGCCAACACTTCATCCAGCATTGAAAATGGGGCGAGTTGCTGATGGACGACGAAGACAATCACAATGGTGGGCAGCAAGTTGAGCAAAACTAACAAACGCATCAGTTTCGGCCATTTGCAAAACTTGTCTTTGAACATCTGGCTGGATTGTCCTGGAAAAGGTTGCGAGCTGTACATAAGACCCTCCCTGCGGCGGCTGCGTTGACGCCCCAATTCTACTGAGCCAGCAGGGGATGAAAACCTTGTTGACTGATTTGTGAACAGCTTTGGGAGTGGTGTCAATGTTTGGCATTTCTTCACAGAAAAATGTCATTCACTTGGTGCAAATTTGACATTCTACGTCGTGTGAGGGAGAGCTCCTTGGCAGACTGTTGTTCAGTTACTGGTAGTCATATGATGTGGAAGGCCAGTGAGGGATACTGGGGAGCAGAAAGAGGCGGAAATCGCCTCTTTCGAAATAGGTATGTTCAGAGAAACCGATAGGTGGGTTGCTCAGGAGTTTAATTTCGCCAACAGCTCAGAGCGACGCTGCTGCGGAATCACAGACCAATGGCGTCCGCTGACCGCACCCTCAAGGGCCCACAGCAAATCGATATTAACCGTGTCCTGGTGGGTTTCCTGCAACGCTTTGAAAGCGTTCAACGCACCGGCTTCGTAGAGCTCATCGACGGTCGTGATCCCTGCTTTTTTCAACATCCGCTCATTAGCTAAGCGCAGGTTCGGCAGATCCTTGATCCGGCTTGGGCCACTCTGGCTTTTCTTTTCTTTATCCTGCTTGGCAGCTTCAAAAGAGTGCTTTGCGTGTTCGATGATTTTCTCCGGTTCATTCCACCATTCCTCAGGAATTGCGTAATGTTTCGTGACCACCGGGAACCCACGTTTTTTGTAAACGTACGGGCTCAATCCGGCTTTCTTGAATTGTTCTTCGTTTTCAGCATTGGCCCGCAGGTGCAGTTTGTCGTTAACCACTAACGCAAACATGGTTTCGCCTGAGAAAACTCCAAAGCCACCAAACATTGAACGTGATTTTACATTGTCAAAACAACGAAATAGTCGAAGAGAATCTTTAAGTACTGGTTTGTCCATGCTTCTTTCTCGGTGAAAAATTTCTTGAGTCACCTAACAACAGAGCGAGGATTCAGATTAGCAAATTTCAAAGAAAAGCAATGTCAGGGATTTGTCAGAATTCTGAGCATGACTTCTTGCTATATCCATCGGCAACCCCGCTACCATAAGTTGACTTAATTATTGATAAATAAGCGACTTTTAGGCCGGAAGCTTTGCGTCCCATTCTTTCAAATGGTTTGCCTTGTTCGTGACACAAATAAGCATATCTCAGAAGATATTTTTGAACTTGGTCCCACTTTTAAAAATGTGACACTCCTTCCACAAATAAAGCAATATCATCGGGACAAGAATATCCAAGAGTCACAATTTTTGAACAGGTAGCACAGTTTTAGAACGATTCTAACCCATGATTTACCCATAAATAACTTTGTCAGTAATAGAACTTGAGGGCAATGTCAAAATTGCAACAAAAAACCGATAGCAAGCTATCGGTTTTTTTGTATGGCAAAATTGAAAGTGATAAGCAATTAAGCGTTTATCTTCTTGACAGATTTACGGACAACCAATTCCGGAGCCATCTCAAAGATACGGCGCTCATGTTGTTTGTCTTTCACCCGTGCCATCAGGATCTCAATGGCCTTCTGACCCAGGCGCTGCTTCGGCTGGTGGATGGTGGTCAGCGGCGGAGAGAAGTAAGGCGCCAGGTCGATATTGTCGTAGCCGATAATGGAAACATCATCCGGTACGCGCAGCCCGGCCTGCTCAAAGGTACTGATCAGCGCCATGGCCATAATATCATTGAAACAGAAAATGGCGCTTGGGCGATCGTCCATCGCGATATATTGCTTTGCCGCGGCAACAGCAGATTCACATTCAAAGTCACCTTCAATCAGCCAGTCCGGATTTACGCTCAGATTGGCTTCTTCCATTGCTTTGTAGAAGCCTTTGAGGCGCTCACGGCACGTGAGTTTCTCGGTATGGCCGGTGAGGCAGCCAATTTTCTGGTGGCCGTGCTCAATAAAGTACTTGGTCGCGACATATCCGCCCAGCTCAGCATTGTCCTGAATCTTGTCGGTATGCGGGCTCTCTGGTCCCCAGTCCATGATCACCATCGGCAGATCTTTCTGGCGTTCCAGCAGGGCCAGCAGCTTATCGTCAAGATCGGAACACATCACCAGCAGGCCATCCACGCGTTTCTCAGCCAGCATTCGCAGGTAATCGCGCTGTTTTTCCAGGTTGCCTTCGGTATTACACAGGATCAGGGTGTAGCCTTCTCCGTAGCAGTATTCTTCGACACCGTGAACTACTTCGGCGAAAAATGGGTTGGTCGACTTGGTGACCAGCATGCCGATGGTTCGGGTGGTATTACATTTCAGGCTACGCGCCACAGCACTCGGGGCATAGTTGAGTTCGTCTACAGCGGCCAGAACTTTCTTCTGAGTTGCTTCTGCAACAAACCGGGTTTTATTGATCACGTGAGACACTGTTGTGGTTGAAACACCTGCCAAACGTGCAACATCTTTAATCGTTGCCATACTTATTCTTCTAATAATTCAAAGTGGGCCTGGGCCCATTTATCTTCATTGATCTGAACAGCATTCAACAGCCATGTACCAAACTGAATAAGTATCTGGTATGCCTCCGGGAGTCAGGCCAGATAATTGTTCAGTTTGGCATGATGATCTGCGTTCATAAAGACCATCATGCTGTTTCATACTGCGTATAAAACGTCAAAAAGCCGCTTCTCTGACGAGCGGCTTTCTTCCTCACCTTTCAGGCGTTGCATTGTGTAATCGCTTGCGATCACATTCTACTGAGTGTAGCGCACAGTGCAACGTTTCTGTATCGCAAGGTGATAATTCTTGATAGATATCAACAAACTTACTGCAATTTTTCTAAACTTGGATGCATATCTGATGTAGTGACCGTTGCATCAGATAGCCCCGGCAGAACCGGGGGGGTGAGAAAGCAGGTCGTTGAGCAGGAATCACTTTTTGGGCTATGCCGCAGGCAGGACCACCGGAAAATCCTGGGTCGGGTGCTTGCTGACATGGACCGGCCAGCCGTAGACCCGCTGAATAGTGTCGGGGGTTAAAGCCTGCCAGGGGGGCCCGTCGGCCTGCACCTTGCCATGGTTGACGATCACCAAACGGTCGGCATATTGGGCGGCCAGATTGAGGTCATGGATCACCACAATCACTGCGGCGCCAGCGTTAGCCAGTGTTCGGGCTACTTGCAAGGTCTGGTGCTGGTGGGAGAGATCCAGGGCCGATGTCGGCTCATCCAGCATCAATATGCACTGGTCGCCAGCGTGGCTGAGTTGGGTCAGCACCCGGGCCAGGTGCACCCGCTGTTTCTCCCCCCCGGATAAAGATGGGTACAACCGGTCCTGAAGTTCGAGGACGTCGACCTGGGTCATTTTTTCCGTCGCCAACGCCTGGGTGTCTTTTCTCGTTAGTTGTAGAGGGAGGCTGCCCAGCTCAACCACTTCCCGGGCGGTAAAGGCGAAGGCCAGGTTGCTGTGCTGCGGCAAGATACCCAGGTGTTTGGCCAGCGTAGCTGGTGGGTAATCTTTGCGCTCTTTCCCAAAAAAGCGAATTGTGCCACCGCC
It includes:
- a CDS encoding TfoX/Sxy family DNA transformation protein, with the translated sequence MDKPVLKDSLRLFRCFDNVKSRSMFGGFGVFSGETMFALVVNDKLHLRANAENEEQFKKAGLSPYVYKKRGFPVVTKHYAIPEEWWNEPEKIIEHAKHSFEAAKQDKEKKSQSGPSRIKDLPNLRLANERMLKKAGITTVDELYEAGALNAFKALQETHQDTVNIDLLWALEGAVSGRHWSVIPQQRRSELLAKLNS
- a CDS encoding carboxymuconolactone decarboxylase family protein, with the protein product MRISAKQHYSFLIKPLLWLQKRHYGHPLNPALLWGRRPALFWLVAGFFGYLDRKSSPLTPVIRSLICVRVSQLNHCAFCVDANGMKLAERCDSVEKIKALAHWQQSELFSPEEQAVLGYTEAITVTGQQVTDTMLSTLKQWYDEDALVELTALIAFQNLSAKFNTALDVPAQGFCSLPIQPEQSAPHPTQPTNHTK
- the purR gene encoding HTH-type transcriptional repressor PurR; protein product: MATIKDVARLAGVSTTTVSHVINKTRFVAEATQKKVLAAVDELNYAPSAVARSLKCNTTRTIGMLVTKSTNPFFAEVVHGVEEYCYGEGYTLILCNTEGNLEKQRDYLRMLAEKRVDGLLVMCSDLDDKLLALLERQKDLPMVIMDWGPESPHTDKIQDNAELGGYVATKYFIEHGHQKIGCLTGHTEKLTCRERLKGFYKAMEEANLSVNPDWLIEGDFECESAVAAAKQYIAMDDRPSAIFCFNDIMAMALISTFEQAGLRVPDDVSIIGYDNIDLAPYFSPPLTTIHQPKQRLGQKAIEILMARVKDKQHERRIFEMAPELVVRKSVKKINA
- a CDS encoding heme ABC transporter ATP-binding protein; translated protein: MTPPQNPVSAPEHPTPAIEARALNLTLGGKKLLDDFSLNIASGELTALLGPNGAGKSSLLKVLCGEAEGGGTIRFFGKERKDYPPATLAKHLGILPQHSNLAFAFTAREVVELGSLPLQLTRKDTQALATEKMTQVDVLELQDRLYPSLSGGEKQRVHLARVLTQLSHAGDQCILMLDEPTSALDLSHQHQTLQVARTLANAGAAVIVVIHDLNLAAQYADRLVIVNHGKVQADGPPWQALTPDTIQRVYGWPVHVSKHPTQDFPVVLPAA